GTACCGCTAATGGCTGCGTTATTAGTGGTGCTGACATGGCAAATCGTTAGCCGTTGGCTACTTAATGATCCTTCGCTCTGGAGCGAGGAGTTCGCAAGGGTTCTATTTATGTACATGTGTATGATTGGCTGTTCGATGGCAATCAAACGCGGTGCGCACGTCAACATTACGTTTTTCTCTGACAAACTGCCTGAAAAAGCGCGTATTGCGTTAATTTTTTCGCTTGAGTTTGCTGTTCTTCTATCGATTTTCGCCATTATCTATCTTGGTTATCAGCATGTTCAACGTACCGCGTTTTTTGAACTCATTACTCTTGGCATTTCGAGTAAATGGCAAACCTACGCCTTGCCGATTGGTGGATGTTTTATGGTGTTTCGCCAAGTGCAGAAATTAATGGGTATCGCAAAGCAGTTTTCTAATCGCGATAAAGAGATGGTGACGTCTGATTCGCAGATGGCAGAGAGGTAGTAAATTATGGCAACTTCTATTTTTGGTTGGCTAGGGCTGCTATTTGCAGGAATGCCGGTGGGATTTTCCCTAATTTTCGTTGCGCTGTTGTTTCTTCTGCTGACAGGCAGTACTGGTATTAACTTTGCTGCGCAACAGATGATCACTGGCGTGGATAACTTTACGCTGCTCTCTGTGCCATTTTTTGTCTTAACCGGACACTTGATGAATAGTGCCGGTATCACCGAACGAATCTTCAATTTTGCCAAGGCAATGGTAGGTCATATCACCGGTAGTTTGGGCCATGTGAATATTATGGCGAGTCTACTTTTCTCGGGGATGTCTGGTTCAGCACTTGCGGATGCGGGTGGTCTTGGTCAGCTTGAAATCAAATCAATGCGTGATGCAAAGTATGACGATGATTTCTCAGGCGGTTTAACGGCAGCATCATGCATTATTGGTCCTTTGGTGCCACCTTCAGTACCGCTGGTTATTTATGGTGTGGTTTCAGGCACTTCAATCGGTGCTCTGTTCTTGGCGGGCGCAGTACCTGGAATTTTGTGCTGTCTTGCGCTGATGATCATGAGTTACTTCATTTGTAAAAAACGTGGTTATATGGTGCTGCCTCGTGCGAGTGGTCGTGAACGTCTAAAAGCCTTTAAAGAAGCCTTTTTATCGCTGCTTACGCCTATCATCATTATCGGTGGTATCTTTTCGGGCAAGTTTACCCCAACAGAAGCCGCCGCTGTCTCGTCACTTTACGCGCTGTTCTTGGGTACAGTGGTATACAAACAGCTAACGTTTGAGGGTTTTATCGACATCTTAAAAGAGACAGTAAATAACACCGCAGTTGTAGCTCTTATGGTTATGGGCGTGACGGTGTTTGGCTGGATTGTGGCTCGCGAACAGTTACCACAAATGTTGGCTGATTTCTTCCTTAGCATCAGTGACAACCCACTTGTACTGCTGCTTCTGATTAACTTATTGCTGCTGTTCTTGGGCACCTTTATCGAGTCGCTCGCTTTGCTGCTGTTACTGGTTCCATTCCTTGTTCCTGTAGCGGTTTCGGTGGGCATTGATCCGGTTCACTTTGGTGTTATGGCTATCTTGAACCTAATGATTGGTATCTTGACTCCGCCGATGGGTATGGCGCTATTCGTTGTCGCAAGGGTAGGCGATATACCTTTCCACGTACTGACTCGTGGTGTCATCCCACTACTTGTGCCGCTGTTTATTGTGTTAGCACTGGTAGCGATTTTCCCTCAGTTTACGTTGTTCTTGCCTGAGCTATTCCTCGGCTACGGACAATAAAATTTAGATTAAAAC
This is a stretch of genomic DNA from Vibrio panuliri. It encodes these proteins:
- a CDS encoding TRAP transporter large permease, producing the protein MATSIFGWLGLLFAGMPVGFSLIFVALLFLLLTGSTGINFAAQQMITGVDNFTLLSVPFFVLTGHLMNSAGITERIFNFAKAMVGHITGSLGHVNIMASLLFSGMSGSALADAGGLGQLEIKSMRDAKYDDDFSGGLTAASCIIGPLVPPSVPLVIYGVVSGTSIGALFLAGAVPGILCCLALMIMSYFICKKRGYMVLPRASGRERLKAFKEAFLSLLTPIIIIGGIFSGKFTPTEAAAVSSLYALFLGTVVYKQLTFEGFIDILKETVNNTAVVALMVMGVTVFGWIVAREQLPQMLADFFLSISDNPLVLLLLINLLLLFLGTFIESLALLLLLVPFLVPVAVSVGIDPVHFGVMAILNLMIGILTPPMGMALFVVARVGDIPFHVLTRGVIPLLVPLFIVLALVAIFPQFTLFLPELFLGYGQ
- a CDS encoding TRAP transporter small permease, whose amino-acid sequence is MELKMLRKIIDNIEEIITVPLMAALLVVLTWQIVSRWLLNDPSLWSEEFARVLFMYMCMIGCSMAIKRGAHVNITFFSDKLPEKARIALIFSLEFAVLLSIFAIIYLGYQHVQRTAFFELITLGISSKWQTYALPIGGCFMVFRQVQKLMGIAKQFSNRDKEMVTSDSQMAER